A single genomic interval of Streptomyces graminofaciens harbors:
- a CDS encoding glycoside hydrolase family 32 protein yields MSTTPRDPHHPVAHLRPPRNWINDPNGLVFHDGYYHVCYQYNPSGATHANMHWGHFRSPDLLTWEPLPIALSPNPDGVDADGCFSGNAVSDGDRLVAFYSAHREDRSFQHQPVTAAVSRDGGRTFTPRGELLIPELPEGCTMYRDPYVWQDGDGWRMLVGAALADGRAAALLYDSPDLENWTYRGPFAARRPEPIGGTDLFTGEGWECPQYLPAADKPGALIVSTWTEPTGPQRVAALIGEEHDGQVKAGPAVPADHGPDCYAPALLRAPGNRWLLWGWSWEARDEAWAVADGWAGVLTLPREIHVHDDGTLRQQPATELLALRGRHALHAVGATDGPQPVDLGTVGRAFDLTARLEPTANAGLRLVTTPDGTEYLDIRLDADRGELVVDRDHASLDSRARGGSHRMPCPADRPVDLRVVVDHSIAEIFLITTGQVLTLRFYPTGQSPWLLQARTAPGTRLGFAVDAWELHPLVIKEPSTSATTSAPTSP; encoded by the coding sequence GTGTCCACCACACCCCGCGATCCGCACCACCCGGTCGCGCACCTGCGCCCGCCCCGCAACTGGATCAACGACCCCAACGGGCTGGTCTTCCACGACGGCTACTACCACGTGTGCTACCAGTACAACCCGTCCGGAGCGACCCACGCGAACATGCACTGGGGCCACTTCCGCAGCCCCGACCTGCTGACCTGGGAGCCGCTGCCGATCGCCCTGTCCCCGAACCCCGATGGCGTGGACGCCGACGGCTGCTTCTCCGGCAACGCCGTCTCCGACGGCGACCGGCTGGTCGCCTTCTACTCCGCGCACCGCGAGGACCGCTCCTTCCAGCACCAGCCGGTCACCGCCGCCGTCTCTCGCGACGGCGGCCGCACCTTCACCCCGCGGGGCGAACTGCTCATCCCCGAGCTGCCCGAGGGCTGCACCATGTACCGCGACCCATACGTCTGGCAGGACGGCGACGGCTGGCGGATGCTGGTCGGCGCCGCCCTCGCGGACGGCCGCGCCGCCGCCCTTCTCTACGACTCACCCGACCTGGAGAACTGGACCTACCGGGGGCCCTTCGCGGCCCGCCGCCCGGAGCCCATCGGTGGTACCGACCTGTTCACCGGCGAGGGCTGGGAATGCCCCCAATACCTCCCGGCAGCCGACAAACCCGGCGCCCTCATCGTCAGCACCTGGACCGAACCCACCGGTCCGCAGAGGGTCGCGGCCCTGATCGGCGAAGAGCACGACGGCCAGGTCAAGGCCGGCCCCGCGGTACCTGCCGACCACGGCCCCGACTGCTACGCACCCGCCCTGCTGCGCGCACCTGGAAACCGGTGGCTGCTGTGGGGCTGGTCATGGGAAGCCCGCGACGAAGCCTGGGCCGTCGCGGACGGATGGGCCGGCGTCCTCACCCTGCCCCGCGAGATCCATGTCCACGACGACGGCACACTGCGCCAGCAGCCCGCCACCGAACTGCTCGCCCTGCGCGGCCGGCACGCCCTTCACGCCGTAGGCGCGACGGACGGCCCGCAGCCGGTGGACCTGGGCACCGTGGGTCGCGCCTTCGACCTGACGGCCCGTCTGGAGCCGACCGCCAACGCCGGCCTACGGCTGGTCACCACCCCGGACGGCACCGAGTACCTCGACATCCGTCTCGACGCCGACAGGGGTGAACTGGTCGTCGACCGTGACCACGCCTCACTGGACAGCAGAGCCCGCGGCGGCTCCCACCGGATGCCCTGCCCGGCAGACCGGCCCGTCGACCTGCGCGTGGTCGTCGACCACTCCATCGCCGAAATCTTCCTGATCACCACCGGCCAGGTCCTCACCCTGCGCTTCTACCCCACAGGGCAGAGCCCGTGGCTACTGCAGGCCCGCACCGCACCGGGCACGCGCCTCGGCTTCGCGGTCGACGCCTGGGAACTGCACCCGCTCGTGATCAAGGAGCCGAGCACCAGCGCCACGACGTCGGCGCCGACGTCGCCGTAG
- a CDS encoding AlbA family DNA-binding domain-containing protein, producing MTSIYLSSDNPRWTPKTEADLQAAVDGGLFEENHHLDLKKAPNSKGDNKELARDLSSFAVDGGTLIIGVQENKESRAFDLAPQPLNGLPEKIEQVARTIPDPPLNILTEEIKAAADDGTGYLIVHIPASPVAPHMVDHRYFSRGDKTKYQMGNAEVVALHTRRRNTEADILALLRKEMNEDPLRDVGAQSHLFLVAQPAAGRRDMCLPIIGAQDWNLRLRTLINRVQENQKLRAALSDQGFSPDLSHAHQGHRRARGVALSSSSLKSDCHLRRRWQLGR from the coding sequence GTGACATCGATCTACCTCTCATCCGACAACCCCCGGTGGACACCGAAGACCGAGGCCGACCTACAGGCCGCCGTCGACGGCGGCCTATTCGAGGAGAACCATCACCTGGACCTGAAGAAGGCCCCGAACAGCAAGGGCGACAACAAGGAACTGGCGCGCGACCTGTCCTCGTTCGCCGTTGACGGCGGCACCCTGATCATCGGCGTGCAGGAGAACAAGGAGAGCCGCGCCTTCGACCTCGCCCCCCAGCCCCTGAACGGGCTGCCGGAGAAGATCGAGCAGGTGGCCCGGACCATCCCCGACCCGCCACTGAACATTCTCACCGAGGAGATCAAGGCGGCGGCCGACGACGGGACCGGCTACCTCATCGTCCACATCCCGGCCAGCCCCGTCGCACCGCACATGGTCGACCACAGGTACTTCAGCCGCGGTGACAAGACGAAGTACCAGATGGGCAACGCCGAGGTCGTCGCCCTGCACACAAGGCGACGCAACACTGAAGCTGACATCCTCGCCCTGCTGCGCAAGGAGATGAACGAAGACCCGCTGCGCGACGTCGGAGCCCAGTCCCACCTCTTCCTGGTGGCCCAGCCCGCAGCCGGACGACGGGACATGTGCCTGCCCATCATCGGCGCCCAGGACTGGAACCTCCGCCTGCGCACACTGATCAACCGCGTCCAGGAAAACCAGAAACTCCGGGCGGCGCTCTCGGACCAGGGTTTCAGCCCCGACCTCAGCCACGCCCACCAAGGACACCGACGCGCCAGAGGAGTGGCTCTCAGCTCCTCAAGTCTCAAGTCCGACTGCCACCTACGCCGCAGGTGGCAACTGGGGCGATGA
- a CDS encoding discoidin domain-containing protein produces MSSYGLGRRQFLATAVGVAAAWTSVSGNAIAAPQLKQTARSNSVRVWLTDVSADKWVADQDDVLFKARRTANPLTIKIDDSVKYQKVHGFGAAMTDSAAWLIDKLSPAERTKLMKKLFDPSKGIGLSLLRSPMGATDFNASGSYSYNDIPVGQADPTLSNFSIQHDVPYIIPALRQALSLNPSLKVMANPWSPPGWMKTSDSMIGGTLKSEYVSALANYFVKFVEAYGEAGVPISYISPQNEPMGTPTWPGMFLSAYQEAELIQKIGKAFEANGISTKILAWDHNWDVPSYPETIFSDPAASKYTAGTGWHIYSGNPTYQTLVHNDYPSKETFITEATGGVWQDSDQTAFTEALGTWIINGTRNWANGVMLWNIALDPDRGPLNSDTAGIPMLRGLLTIDPADGRVSYNVDYHALAHASRFVKPGARRIYSNTFGEGSIENVAFQNPDGSKVLIAHNSGKAAKAFSVADGTHSFDYTLNAGDAVTFTYSGPAQSGRAPAATKVSDPTRDFTFKSASGPVTVTYDPALLPYQNSIRTGNKLVTYSLPIGASVQTTGRALSRSKWTATASAQPDWGVAANAIDGDIDTKWSLGHGPTSGDWFQIDLGNPTSFNKIVFDTGVNNSFDYVTKYQIYVSNDGVDWGSAIASGSGGIGKIAVTLPTRTAQHIRIVSTAASGFWWAIGDIEVYGSSRGTGSITAPTAVSNGLQLKTWTSRKGEQVTVVFNGTTDRKSFKMSTDGSYTYTLPGGTSAMFTTKKLSSFPSPTFSDLKPERGMPRSKFTIGGSGFGDAQGLGTVHFGSSYAEIDTWSDTSISAYVPKGLPAGKVRVSVKGASGADAGGSSFDVMDPGSALPRTGWTATASDASQWDAPGNMLDGNPDTRYSSGTGQYDGLWIQVDMGQTQTFDKIVLDVGASVSDFARSADVHVSTDGTDWTKVSSVADGQRVHLISFPKQTARYIKVVNTGNVARSWWSVAEFNVYN; encoded by the coding sequence ATGAGCTCATACGGTCTCGGACGACGCCAGTTCCTGGCCACCGCCGTCGGTGTCGCCGCCGCCTGGACCTCGGTTTCCGGGAACGCCATCGCCGCCCCGCAACTGAAGCAGACCGCACGCAGCAATTCCGTCCGTGTGTGGCTGACGGACGTATCGGCCGACAAGTGGGTCGCCGACCAGGACGACGTGCTGTTCAAGGCGAGGAGAACGGCCAACCCGCTGACGATCAAGATCGACGACAGCGTCAAGTACCAGAAGGTCCACGGCTTCGGCGCGGCCATGACCGACTCCGCCGCTTGGCTCATCGACAAGCTGTCCCCTGCCGAGCGGACCAAGCTGATGAAGAAGCTGTTCGATCCCTCGAAGGGAATCGGCCTCAGCCTGCTCCGCTCCCCGATGGGCGCCACGGACTTCAACGCGTCCGGAAGCTACTCCTACAACGACATACCCGTCGGCCAGGCAGACCCGACGCTGTCCAACTTCTCCATCCAGCATGACGTGCCGTACATCATTCCGGCCCTGCGGCAGGCCCTGTCACTCAACCCGTCCCTCAAGGTCATGGCCAACCCGTGGAGCCCACCAGGCTGGATGAAGACCTCCGACTCCATGATCGGAGGCACCCTCAAAAGCGAGTACGTCTCCGCGCTCGCCAACTACTTCGTCAAGTTCGTGGAAGCCTACGGCGAAGCCGGTGTGCCCATCTCCTACATCTCCCCGCAGAACGAACCCATGGGCACCCCCACCTGGCCCGGAATGTTCCTGTCCGCGTACCAGGAAGCCGAACTGATCCAGAAGATCGGCAAGGCATTCGAAGCCAACGGAATCTCCACGAAGATCCTTGCCTGGGACCACAACTGGGACGTGCCCTCGTACCCCGAGACGATCTTCAGCGACCCCGCAGCCTCCAAGTACACCGCGGGAACCGGATGGCACATCTACAGCGGCAACCCGACCTACCAGACGCTGGTCCACAACGACTACCCGAGCAAGGAAACCTTCATCACGGAAGCCACCGGAGGCGTCTGGCAGGACAGCGACCAGACGGCGTTCACCGAAGCACTGGGTACGTGGATCATCAACGGCACGCGCAACTGGGCCAACGGGGTGATGCTGTGGAACATCGCACTCGACCCCGATCGGGGCCCCCTCAACAGCGACACGGCCGGCATCCCCATGCTTCGGGGCTTGCTCACCATCGATCCGGCCGACGGGCGAGTGTCCTACAACGTGGACTACCACGCCCTTGCTCACGCCAGTAGGTTCGTCAAGCCCGGAGCGCGCCGGATCTACTCGAACACCTTCGGGGAAGGCAGCATAGAGAACGTCGCGTTCCAGAACCCGGACGGATCGAAGGTCCTGATCGCGCACAACTCGGGAAAGGCGGCGAAAGCCTTCAGCGTCGCGGACGGGACACACTCGTTCGACTACACCCTGAACGCCGGCGACGCCGTCACCTTCACGTACTCCGGACCCGCGCAGAGCGGCCGCGCCCCCGCAGCGACCAAGGTCTCGGACCCGACACGCGACTTCACCTTCAAGTCGGCATCCGGCCCGGTCACCGTCACGTACGACCCGGCACTGCTGCCCTACCAGAACTCCATCCGCACCGGAAACAAGCTGGTCACGTACTCCCTGCCGATCGGAGCTTCCGTCCAGACGACAGGAAGGGCACTGAGCCGTAGCAAATGGACCGCCACGGCTTCCGCGCAGCCGGACTGGGGTGTGGCCGCGAACGCGATCGACGGCGACATCGACACGAAGTGGAGTCTCGGGCACGGGCCGACGAGCGGCGACTGGTTCCAGATCGACCTGGGAAACCCCACGAGCTTCAACAAGATCGTCTTCGACACCGGCGTGAACAATTCGTTCGACTACGTCACGAAGTATCAGATCTACGTTTCGAACGACGGAGTCGATTGGGGCAGCGCGATTGCGAGCGGCAGCGGGGGCATCGGCAAGATAGCCGTCACGTTGCCGACCCGGACGGCACAGCACATTCGCATCGTCAGTACTGCGGCCTCCGGCTTCTGGTGGGCCATCGGCGACATCGAGGTGTACGGGTCCTCTCGTGGAACCGGCTCGATCACAGCTCCGACAGCGGTATCGAACGGCCTCCAACTGAAGACCTGGACCAGCAGGAAGGGGGAGCAGGTCACCGTAGTCTTCAACGGGACCACCGACCGCAAGAGCTTCAAGATGTCCACCGACGGGTCGTACACCTACACGTTGCCGGGCGGCACCTCGGCGATGTTCACGACCAAGAAGCTGTCGAGCTTCCCCTCGCCGACCTTCAGCGATCTGAAGCCGGAGCGAGGCATGCCGCGCTCCAAGTTCACGATTGGCGGTTCTGGTTTCGGCGATGCACAGGGGCTGGGCACGGTGCATTTCGGATCAAGCTATGCCGAAATAGACACCTGGTCGGACACGAGCATCAGCGCCTACGTTCCGAAGGGGCTGCCAGCGGGGAAGGTCAGGGTTTCCGTGAAGGGAGCCAGCGGAGCGGACGCGGGCGGATCGTCGTTCGACGTCATGGACCCCGGCTCCGCGCTGCCGCGCACAGGCTGGACCGCAACGGCCTCGGACGCAAGCCAGTGGGATGCACCCGGAAACATGCTCGACGGAAATCCCGACACTCGCTACAGCTCCGGGACAGGGCAGTACGACGGCCTGTGGATCCAAGTGGACATGGGGCAGACGCAGACCTTCGACAAGATCGTGCTGGACGTCGGCGCCAGCGTGAGCGACTTCGCGCGGAGCGCGGACGTGCACGTGTCCACGGATGGAACCGACTGGACCAAGGTCTCTTCCGTGGCGGACGGCCAGCGAGTCCACCTGATCTCCTTCCCGAAGCAAACAGCTCGCTACATCAAGGTCGTCAACACCGGAAATGTCGCGCGTAGCTGGTGGTCAGTCGCGGAGTTCAACGTCTACAACTGA
- a CDS encoding glycoside hydrolase family 3 N-terminal domain-containing protein has protein sequence MGQPVRSAAYLDPESSVEARIEDLLSRMTLPEKVGQLLMLDAQHGDLADIVSAKLAGSVLHVSPDLMPQAMELAGRTRLGIPLLTADDGIHGHSFWPGATIFPTQLAMACTWDPSLLHRVARAAATEIAATGIHGTFSPVLCITRDLRWGRINETFGEDPFLIGELGAAMVRGYQGEGLSDPTAVLAYAKHFAGYSETMGGRDASEADLSPRKLRSWFLPPFEQAARAGCRGFMLGYQSIDGVPITANQWLINDVLKGEWGFTGTLVTDWDNVGRMVYDQRTCADHVEAAAVAVNSGNDLIMATPAFFEGAQEAVARGLVEEKQIDDAVRRVLRLKFELGLFEDPRTPDPERQAQVIGCRTHADLNLETARRSLVLLRNEGVLPLEGGLTSDGTGRAGGQGTPRTIAVIGPNADSPEAMLGDWAGATGQVPWMPEGHPRETVETVLDGLRAVAPADWTVTHARGADIASPAHAPEWSTGPDGQPLPPVFTPAPVDQAQLREAVAAAEAADYAVVVVGDTIALTGETRSTATLDLQGSQIALLDAVAATGTPVIVVLVQSKPSTLPESALNAAALIEAFNPGMRGGRAIAELLLGLVEPSGRLPVSFARHVGQQPVFYNQVRGQHGERYADLTQDPLFAFGEGLTYTTVTYSDLVVHDPDVPADGTVDATVRLTNSGSRPALETVQAYISDLTTSVTWAEQELKGFTQVDIAPGESLDVRLSVPAAQCSLVTADNRRVVEAGEFMLRVGPSSRRENQLSAGFRIRT, from the coding sequence GTGGGACAGCCGGTCCGCTCTGCGGCGTACCTGGATCCGGAATCATCCGTGGAAGCGAGGATCGAGGATCTGCTGTCACGGATGACCCTGCCGGAGAAGGTCGGGCAGCTGCTGATGCTCGACGCACAACACGGGGACCTGGCCGACATCGTGTCGGCCAAACTCGCCGGATCGGTCCTGCACGTGTCTCCCGACCTGATGCCGCAGGCCATGGAACTGGCCGGGCGGACACGGCTCGGCATTCCGTTGCTGACAGCCGACGACGGCATCCACGGCCACTCGTTCTGGCCGGGCGCCACCATCTTCCCGACACAGCTGGCCATGGCCTGCACGTGGGACCCCTCCTTGCTCCACCGGGTGGCACGCGCGGCCGCGACCGAGATCGCGGCGACCGGAATCCACGGGACGTTCTCCCCGGTGCTGTGCATCACCCGGGACCTGCGCTGGGGCCGGATCAACGAGACGTTCGGCGAGGACCCGTTCCTGATCGGTGAACTCGGGGCGGCAATGGTGCGCGGCTATCAGGGCGAGGGCCTCAGCGACCCGACCGCCGTGCTGGCGTACGCCAAGCACTTCGCGGGCTACTCCGAAACCATGGGCGGGCGCGACGCGAGCGAAGCCGATCTCAGCCCGCGCAAGCTGCGCTCGTGGTTCCTGCCCCCGTTCGAGCAGGCGGCCCGGGCCGGCTGCCGCGGCTTCATGCTCGGGTACCAGTCGATCGACGGCGTGCCCATCACCGCGAATCAGTGGCTGATCAACGATGTGCTCAAGGGCGAGTGGGGCTTCACCGGGACGCTGGTGACCGACTGGGACAACGTCGGCCGGATGGTCTACGACCAGCGAACCTGCGCCGACCACGTCGAGGCGGCGGCGGTCGCCGTCAACTCCGGGAACGACCTCATCATGGCCACGCCGGCGTTCTTCGAGGGCGCGCAGGAGGCGGTCGCCCGCGGCCTGGTCGAGGAGAAGCAGATCGATGACGCGGTGCGGCGGGTTCTGCGGCTGAAGTTCGAGCTGGGACTCTTCGAGGACCCCCGCACCCCCGACCCCGAACGGCAGGCGCAGGTGATCGGCTGCCGCACCCACGCCGACCTCAACCTCGAAACAGCCCGCCGTTCCCTGGTGTTGCTGCGCAACGAGGGCGTCCTGCCCCTCGAAGGCGGGCTGACCTCGGACGGAACCGGCCGCGCCGGGGGCCAGGGCACCCCGCGGACGATCGCGGTCATCGGCCCCAACGCCGACAGCCCGGAAGCCATGCTCGGCGACTGGGCGGGCGCCACCGGCCAGGTCCCGTGGATGCCCGAAGGCCATCCCCGCGAGACGGTGGAGACGGTGCTCGACGGCCTTCGCGCCGTCGCACCCGCCGACTGGACCGTCACGCACGCCCGCGGAGCCGACATCGCAAGCCCCGCCCATGCCCCCGAGTGGTCCACCGGGCCCGACGGCCAGCCATTGCCGCCCGTTTTCACCCCCGCCCCGGTCGACCAGGCGCAGCTTCGGGAGGCTGTCGCCGCAGCAGAGGCCGCCGACTACGCCGTCGTGGTCGTCGGGGACACCATCGCCCTCACGGGTGAGACGCGCTCGACGGCCACGCTCGACCTTCAAGGCAGCCAGATCGCTCTGCTGGACGCGGTCGCCGCCACCGGCACCCCTGTGATCGTCGTACTGGTCCAATCGAAGCCGAGCACCCTCCCGGAGTCGGCACTGAACGCGGCAGCACTCATCGAGGCGTTCAACCCGGGCATGCGCGGTGGCCGCGCGATCGCCGAACTCCTCCTCGGACTCGTCGAACCCAGCGGCCGGCTCCCGGTCTCCTTCGCCCGCCACGTCGGACAGCAACCGGTCTTCTACAACCAGGTGCGAGGCCAGCACGGGGAGCGCTACGCGGACCTCACCCAAGACCCCTTGTTCGCGTTCGGCGAGGGCCTCACCTACACCACCGTCACCTACTCCGACCTCGTCGTGCACGACCCGGACGTCCCCGCCGACGGCACCGTCGACGCCACGGTGCGCCTCACCAACAGCGGCAGCCGTCCGGCCCTGGAAACGGTCCAGGCGTACATCAGCGACCTGACCACCAGCGTCACCTGGGCCGAGCAGGAGCTGAAGGGTTTCACCCAGGTCGACATCGCTCCCGGCGAAAGCCTGGACGTCCGCCTCAGCGTCCCTGCCGCGCAGTGCTCACTCGTCACGGCCGACAACCGCCGCGTGGTCGAAGCAGGTGAGTTCATGCTCCGCGTCGGCCCCAGCTCACGGCGGGAGAACCAGCTGAGCGCGGGATTCCGCATCCGGACCTGA
- a CDS encoding protein kinase domain-containing protein — MSSRVQPVHPGDPRRIGPYRVVGRLGTGGMGSVYAALDSSGLQVAVKVVHPAQAADEEFRARFRREVRLSQRVTGPCLVPVHDADTDGTVPWLATPFVPGPTLDQHLAAGGALDGAHLYALAAGTAAALAAVHEAGIIHRDVKPQNVILAPVGPRLLDFGIAHLLDGTSVTRTGVMTGTPGWISPEHYRTGEVGPAGDIFAWGALIAYAATGRLPFGIGAPEAVAFRVLSAEPDLEGIPESLLPLVVQALAKEADARPTAAELRDACTALLAAQATAATPRDQKQPTLVADLVSAQWDLPPEDDAAWPTAGRGRRVKLLAAVVAVAAVVGGVGGAIAASSASTPEQGQETALPSSQKKARSAPPAAQPVRSGESRDTASPTPSPATPAVASEETHAPSPTFPSPLQPPPFTYLPDQLDCAPRKEAEADGAWQYVAPGDVRAGDAVELTLRNKYGNIEPVQTEMPVLARVYMPDGTSRLARTTVHSDTPATVVWPGDFPGAVAHYPPGTYTVAWSVGDGSQRYIACTGFAAQ, encoded by the coding sequence GTGTCCAGCCGTGTCCAGCCGGTGCACCCGGGCGATCCTCGTCGCATAGGCCCCTACCGCGTCGTCGGGAGGCTCGGGACAGGCGGCATGGGCTCCGTGTATGCCGCGCTCGACTCTTCAGGGCTGCAGGTAGCGGTTAAGGTCGTCCACCCCGCGCAGGCGGCAGACGAGGAGTTTCGGGCCCGTTTCCGCCGGGAGGTGCGACTCTCCCAGCGGGTGACAGGACCCTGTCTGGTGCCCGTGCACGATGCCGACACCGACGGCACCGTTCCGTGGCTGGCCACTCCGTTTGTGCCCGGCCCCACCCTCGACCAGCACCTGGCCGCGGGCGGTGCCCTGGACGGGGCCCATCTGTACGCGCTGGCAGCCGGAACCGCGGCCGCGCTCGCCGCAGTGCACGAGGCGGGCATCATCCACCGGGATGTGAAACCCCAGAACGTCATCCTCGCCCCGGTCGGCCCCCGGTTGCTGGACTTCGGCATCGCTCACCTCCTGGACGGCACCTCAGTGACCCGCACCGGGGTGATGACCGGCACCCCCGGCTGGATCAGTCCGGAGCACTACCGCACAGGTGAGGTAGGCCCCGCAGGGGACATATTCGCCTGGGGCGCCTTGATCGCCTACGCCGCCACCGGCCGCCTCCCCTTCGGCATCGGCGCCCCCGAAGCCGTGGCCTTCCGCGTTCTCTCCGCCGAGCCCGACCTTGAAGGCATCCCCGAGTCTCTGCTGCCGCTGGTGGTGCAGGCACTCGCCAAGGAAGCCGACGCCCGGCCGACCGCCGCCGAACTCCGCGACGCCTGTACGGCGCTGCTCGCCGCGCAGGCCACAGCCGCCACCCCGCGCGATCAGAAGCAGCCGACACTGGTTGCCGATCTGGTGAGCGCCCAGTGGGACCTGCCGCCCGAGGACGACGCCGCCTGGCCCACCGCTGGCCGGGGCCGCCGCGTCAAGCTACTGGCCGCGGTCGTTGCTGTCGCGGCTGTTGTGGGCGGTGTCGGCGGAGCAATCGCCGCATCATCAGCGTCCACACCCGAGCAGGGCCAGGAAACGGCGCTGCCCAGCAGCCAGAAGAAGGCCCGCAGCGCCCCGCCTGCGGCGCAGCCAGTCCGCAGCGGAGAGTCCCGCGACACTGCGTCGCCGACGCCCTCCCCAGCTACGCCCGCCGTCGCTTCCGAGGAAACCCACGCGCCGTCGCCGACGTTCCCCTCCCCGCTGCAGCCCCCGCCGTTTACTTACCTGCCGGACCAGCTCGACTGCGCGCCCCGGAAGGAAGCAGAAGCCGACGGGGCGTGGCAGTACGTCGCCCCCGGCGACGTCCGGGCCGGAGACGCAGTGGAACTCACCCTGCGCAACAAGTACGGCAACATCGAGCCCGTGCAGACCGAGATGCCCGTCCTGGCCCGCGTCTACATGCCCGACGGCACCTCACGCCTGGCACGCACCACCGTGCACTCCGACACTCCGGCCACCGTGGTCTGGCCCGGAGACTTTCCCGGAGCCGTCGCCCACTACCCACCAGGCACCTACACCGTGGCCTGGTCCGTCGGAGACGGCTCACAGCGCTACATCGCTTGTACCGGGTTCGCCGCGCAATGA
- a CDS encoding alpha/beta fold hydrolase, whose product MTEHLQIPSASGTFDAIAAGPADGRPVLLLHGFPQTAIVWEEQLAALGDQGYRAVAPDTRGYSPGVRPMRADAYGVGELVGDVLAVADALAWDLFDLVGHDWGAAIAWWTAARHADRLRTLTAVSTPHPSALGEAQRADDDQCRRLQYQQDWRSPSTEARFLADDGALLRSLYQGKVPDRHVDTYVQRLSEPGALSAALNYYRTDRPDAAVGKIQVPTLYVWGTEDVALGSTAAHATKRWVSGPYSFHALQGISHWVPDEAPEALTKLITDHLNEN is encoded by the coding sequence ATGACAGAACACCTTCAGATACCGTCGGCGTCAGGCACCTTCGACGCCATCGCGGCAGGACCCGCCGACGGCCGTCCCGTCCTGCTCCTGCACGGCTTTCCTCAGACGGCCATCGTCTGGGAGGAGCAGCTGGCCGCGCTGGGTGACCAGGGCTACCGCGCAGTCGCACCTGACACCCGCGGCTATTCGCCTGGTGTGCGGCCCATGCGTGCCGATGCGTACGGGGTGGGCGAACTGGTCGGGGACGTCCTGGCGGTGGCCGACGCACTCGCCTGGGACCTCTTTGACCTCGTCGGGCACGACTGGGGCGCTGCGATCGCCTGGTGGACCGCGGCCCGGCACGCCGATCGACTGCGCACGCTCACCGCCGTGTCGACGCCGCATCCCAGTGCGTTGGGCGAGGCGCAACGCGCCGACGACGACCAGTGCCGTCGCTTGCAGTACCAGCAGGACTGGCGGAGCCCCAGCACAGAGGCCCGCTTCCTGGCGGACGACGGCGCCCTCCTGCGTTCCCTCTACCAGGGCAAGGTTCCCGACCGTCACGTGGACACATATGTACAGCGCCTGTCCGAACCTGGTGCGCTGAGCGCGGCCCTCAACTACTACCGCACTGACCGGCCCGACGCCGCGGTCGGGAAGATCCAGGTCCCGACGCTCTACGTCTGGGGCACCGAGGACGTCGCACTCGGCTCCACTGCAGCTCACGCCACAAAGAGATGGGTGAGCGGCCCCTACTCGTTCCACGCCCTGCAAGGCATCAGTCACTGGGTCCCCGATGAAGCTCCCGAGGCCCTTACCAAACTGATCACCGACCACCTGAACGAGAATTAG